A window of Sutcliffiella cohnii contains these coding sequences:
- the rpmB gene encoding 50S ribosomal protein L28, with product MARKCVITGKKTSTGNARSHAMNANKRTWGANLQKVRILVDGKPKRVYVSARALKSGKVERV from the coding sequence ATGGCACGCAAATGTGTAATCACAGGTAAAAAGACTAGTACTGGTAATGCACGCTCTCACGCAATGAACGCTAATAAACGTACTTGGGGTGCAAACCTTCAAAAAGTTCGTATTTTAGTTGACGGTAAACCAAAACGTGTTTACGTTTCAGCTAGAGCATTAAAATCAGGTAAAGTAGAACGAGTATAA